In a genomic window of Bacillota bacterium:
- a CDS encoding site-specific DNA-methyltransferase — MEIITDIRKRDTREFKDSYIILGDAKKVLKEIPDNTIQCTVCSPPYWGLRDYGISKDNQIGAEDKLEDYINNLTEIFREVRRITKNDGLLWLNIGDSYTSGNRKYRAPDKKTDLRASVRAMTYRPGTPEGLKPKDLIGVPWRVAFSLQNDGWYLRSDIIWNKPNCMPESVKDRPTKCHEYIFLFSKSPRYYYDYQSIKEKSDSGNLRNRRTIWNVNTHGFKEAHFATFPPELIVPCIKSGSRINDIVLDPFFGSGTVGVVCKELNRRFVGVEIHPDYIDMATKRIAEYEKEEGNKCNEI; from the coding sequence ATGGAAATCATTACAGACATTCGAAAACGAGACACTAGAGAATTTAAAGATTCATATATAATACTTGGGGATGCGAAAAAGGTCTTAAAAGAAATCCCCGATAATACAATACAATGCACTGTTTGCTCTCCCCCATATTGGGGACTTAGAGATTATGGCATATCAAAAGATAACCAAATTGGAGCTGAGGACAAGCTTGAAGACTATATAAATAACCTTACAGAAATATTTCGAGAGGTTAGACGGATCACTAAAAATGATGGTCTTCTCTGGCTTAATATTGGTGATTCTTATACTAGCGGGAACAGAAAATATCGTGCTCCTGATAAGAAAACGGATTTAAGAGCAAGTGTTAGAGCTATGACATATCGTCCAGGTACACCTGAAGGACTTAAACCTAAAGACTTAATTGGTGTACCATGGCGTGTAGCTTTTTCTTTGCAAAATGATGGCTGGTACCTTAGATCAGATATAATATGGAATAAGCCAAACTGCATGCCTGAAAGCGTAAAGGACAGGCCAACAAAGTGCCATGAATATATTTTTCTATTTAGCAAATCTCCAAGATACTATTACGATTATCAATCAATTAAAGAAAAAAGTGATTCGGGAAATTTGCGAAACCGGCGCACAATCTGGAATGTAAATACACACGGTTTTAAAGAAGCTCATTTTGCGACTTTTCCACCGGAACTCATTGTTCCATGTATTAAAAGTGGAAGCCGAATAAACGATATTGTTTTAGACCCTTTCTTTGGGTCCGGGACAGTTGGAGTCGTTTGTAAAGAATTAAATAGAAGGTTTGTCGGCGTTGAAATTCACCCTGACTATATCGATATGGCCACAAAGCGCATAGCGGAATACGAAAAGGAAGAGGGAAATAAGTGTAATGAGATTTGA
- the miaB gene encoding tRNA (N6-isopentenyl adenosine(37)-C2)-methylthiotransferase MiaB, translating into MERKYMSRENKKKGYLTITFGCQMNEHDSEVIAAMLEKMGYSPVEDKLNADIIVVNTCCIRETAENKVFGLLGRLRKIKESNPNLIIAMGGCMSQQEGMGKRIKERFRYVDIVFGTHNVNKLPEFIAQASEKRRQVIEVWSSAPEEMEDIPDRRISGPRAWVCIMYGCNNFCTYCIVPYVRGRERSRNQHDIVNEIKNMVGQGVKEVTLLGQNVNSYGKDLDSDVDFSDLLVMLENIEGLERIRFMTSHPRDFSDKLISTLSGSKKVCEHIHLPVQSGSSTILKHMNRGYDREDYLRLVHKIKGSIPGVSLTTDIIIGFPGENEKDFWGTMDLVRQVKFDGGFVFVYNKRSGTPAAKMSQQVPDEIKSKRIQDLIAMQNEFTLESNEREVGKVLEVLVEGKSKTRDDRLSGRTRSNKLVMFDSDEDLTGKLVSVKITDFGLTHLGGELVFLSKDH; encoded by the coding sequence ATGGAGCGAAAATATATGAGTAGGGAAAATAAGAAAAAAGGGTATCTCACTATTACCTTCGGTTGTCAAATGAATGAACATGATTCGGAAGTTATAGCCGCCATGTTAGAGAAAATGGGGTATAGTCCCGTTGAAGATAAATTAAATGCAGATATCATAGTCGTAAATACATGTTGTATTCGTGAAACGGCTGAAAATAAGGTATTCGGTTTATTGGGACGCCTGCGCAAAATTAAGGAATCAAATCCAAATTTGATTATAGCAATGGGCGGCTGTATGAGCCAGCAAGAGGGAATGGGTAAGAGAATAAAGGAAAGATTCCGATATGTGGACATTGTGTTCGGTACCCATAATGTTAATAAGTTACCTGAATTTATTGCCCAGGCCAGTGAGAAACGACGTCAGGTAATTGAAGTCTGGTCTTCGGCACCGGAAGAGATGGAAGATATACCTGATAGAAGAATTTCTGGACCAAGAGCATGGGTTTGTATAATGTATGGGTGCAACAATTTTTGTACGTACTGTATCGTCCCCTACGTGCGTGGACGTGAGCGCAGCCGTAACCAGCACGATATAGTGAATGAAATTAAAAACATGGTAGGGCAGGGTGTTAAGGAAGTAACTCTTTTAGGTCAAAATGTAAATTCTTATGGGAAAGACTTGGACAGTGATGTTGACTTTTCGGATCTATTGGTGATGTTAGAAAACATAGAAGGCCTGGAAAGGATAAGGTTCATGACCTCTCATCCCAGGGACTTTAGTGATAAACTTATCAGCACCCTTTCAGGATCCAAGAAAGTGTGTGAACATATACATCTTCCGGTGCAGTCAGGGAGTTCAACAATTCTTAAGCACATGAATAGGGGTTATGACAGGGAGGATTATTTACGTTTGGTTCACAAGATTAAAGGTTCTATACCCGGGGTTTCTTTAACTACGGATATAATTATTGGTTTTCCCGGTGAAAACGAAAAGGACTTTTGGGGTACCATGGATCTTGTCCGGCAGGTAAAGTTTGACGGAGGTTTTGTTTTCGTCTACAATAAGCGGAGTGGTACGCCCGCAGCCAAAATGTCCCAGCAAGTCCCCGATGAGATAAAAAGTAAACGTATTCAAGATTTGATAGCAATGCAAAATGAGTTTACCTTAGAAAGCAATGAAAGAGAAGTGGGAAAGGTACTTGAAGTGTTGGTGGAGGGAAAGAGTAAAACAAGAGATGACAGACTTAGTGGTCGTACCAGGAGCAATAAACTTGTAATGTTTGACAGTGACGAGGATTTGACAGGGAAGCTTGTTTCAGTGAAAATAACCGATTTTGGCCTCACTCATCTGGGAGGAGAACTTGTCTTTCTGTCGAAAGACCATTAA
- a CDS encoding YlbF family regulator → MSVLEKAKELGDQLAVSEELNEMKNSQLAVMQNPEAKAIVDEFQEKQQEYFRIQQQGQELNDSQKNNIKELEQKMSDNPLIAEYINKQQKFEKLLEEINNIISQSISGEQQSCDDSCCSSCNSGC, encoded by the coding sequence ATTTCAGTTTTAGAAAAGGCTAAGGAGCTTGGAGATCAGCTAGCCGTCAGCGAAGAGCTTAACGAGATGAAGAATTCTCAGCTGGCAGTGATGCAGAATCCGGAAGCCAAAGCCATAGTTGATGAGTTTCAGGAAAAACAACAAGAATATTTTCGTATTCAGCAGCAGGGGCAAGAATTAAATGACAGTCAAAAAAATAATATCAAAGAATTAGAACAGAAGATGTCCGACAATCCATTAATCGCTGAGTATATCAACAAACAGCAAAAGTTTGAGAAACTGTTAGAAGAAATCAATAATATCATTTCCCAGTCTATTTCCGGTGAGCAGCAGTCTTGCGATGATTCATGTTGTTCGTCCTGTAACAGTGGCTGTTAA
- the mutS gene encoding DNA mismatch repair protein MutS: MQYTPMIQQYIQIKEKYQDSILFFRLGDFYEMFFQDAQLASRALEITLTARDGGKGQKIPMCGVPYHAAETYIARLIERNYKIAVCEQVEEPGESRGIVRREVTRVITPGTVLEGNILDDKSHNYLACVVEYSRCFGLAYADITTGHFMATQFSGIRGRELLCDELIRIQPAEVLAANDEIVKDLGDAKFMLSNLDAHQTEFVRAKKLLEQQYGFNWKSTGLENYPAAVCATGGLLVYLYKTQHQKLDQLGMVGVYSTGEFMVLDSATRRNLELTVSLADGGRRGTLLSVLDFTRTAMGGRMLRNWLEQPLMDMQEITRRHNAVQRLTEDVFLRDSVYNLLDPIFDLERLGSKVAGGTANARDLLSLKHSLQILPELKNVLVSSGTELLESIAHSINSLDEILELLEKSIKDEPPVSVREAGIIKPGFSDQVDHLRRASSDGKTWLTELEVKERKRTGIKSLKVKFNKVFGYYIEVTRANLDQVPDDYMRKQTLVNAERFVTTELKEYEELILGAEDRLVQLEYRLFCEVRDQVANYINKLRCTAESVANVDALLSLAEAAIRNNYVRPALTDFKQLDITEGRHPVVESMLDAGEFVPNDTNIREQSFISIITGPNMAGKSTYMRQVALIVLMAQVGSFIPAQDATIGITDRIFTRVGAADDLAGGRSTFMVEMSECRNIMEYGTEHSLIIMDEVGRGTSTYDGISLARAMVEFIHEQIKARTLFSTHYHELTDLDSLACVENYTVTVKDQGEEIVFLRKLEPGKADRSYGIQVAKLAGLPDEILQRAREVLTALEENQKNKQEIAVTSEEQEDKVSREKEFNRYLHVLQKLKTVNVMQMTPLEALNTIAKWQEILIELEK, encoded by the coding sequence TTGCAGTATACTCCAATGATTCAACAGTACATACAAATAAAGGAAAAGTATCAGGACAGTATTCTTTTTTTTCGTTTGGGCGATTTTTATGAAATGTTTTTTCAAGATGCTCAACTAGCTTCCCGTGCACTGGAGATAACTCTTACGGCCAGAGATGGGGGGAAGGGGCAGAAAATACCTATGTGCGGGGTCCCATATCACGCTGCCGAAACGTATATCGCCCGTCTAATAGAGAGGAACTATAAAATAGCCGTTTGTGAACAGGTAGAGGAGCCCGGTGAATCTCGTGGTATAGTGCGTCGTGAAGTAACCAGAGTTATAACGCCGGGGACAGTTTTAGAAGGAAACATCCTAGACGACAAGTCACACAATTATTTGGCGTGCGTAGTGGAGTACAGCAGGTGCTTTGGGCTTGCATACGCTGATATCACAACAGGACATTTTATGGCTACTCAGTTTTCTGGAATAAGGGGTAGGGAATTACTATGCGATGAACTAATTAGAATCCAACCGGCAGAGGTATTAGCGGCCAACGATGAGATTGTGAAGGATCTTGGTGATGCTAAATTTATGCTATCAAATTTAGATGCTCACCAAACTGAATTTGTACGGGCAAAAAAGCTTTTAGAGCAACAATACGGGTTTAATTGGAAAAGCACTGGGTTAGAAAATTACCCGGCAGCAGTGTGTGCTACCGGAGGACTCTTAGTATATTTATATAAAACGCAGCATCAAAAGCTTGACCAGTTGGGAATGGTGGGGGTGTACTCCACAGGAGAGTTTATGGTGCTTGACAGCGCTACCCGACGCAATTTGGAGTTAACCGTTTCTTTAGCGGATGGTGGCAGGCGGGGTACCTTGTTATCTGTTTTAGACTTTACCCGTACTGCTATGGGCGGCCGGATGTTGCGTAATTGGCTAGAGCAGCCACTTATGGACATGCAAGAAATCACACGGCGGCACAATGCAGTGCAAAGGTTAACAGAGGATGTTTTTTTGCGTGATTCGGTCTATAATTTGCTTGATCCTATTTTTGACTTGGAGAGATTGGGCAGCAAAGTAGCGGGTGGTACTGCTAATGCCCGGGACTTGTTATCTTTGAAACATTCATTACAAATTCTTCCCGAATTGAAAAATGTTTTAGTAAGTTCAGGTACGGAACTATTAGAGTCCATAGCCCACTCTATTAACAGTTTGGATGAAATACTTGAATTGCTGGAGAAGTCGATTAAAGATGAGCCTCCTGTATCGGTGAGGGAAGCAGGGATTATTAAGCCCGGTTTTAGTGATCAAGTTGATCACCTGCGCAGAGCCAGTTCGGATGGTAAAACATGGTTGACCGAATTAGAGGTAAAGGAAAGAAAAAGAACAGGAATTAAATCTTTGAAAGTTAAGTTTAACAAAGTCTTTGGATATTACATAGAAGTTACACGGGCCAATCTTGATCAAGTGCCGGATGACTACATGCGAAAGCAAACCCTGGTTAATGCCGAAAGGTTTGTTACCACTGAGCTAAAAGAATATGAGGAACTTATTTTAGGCGCAGAAGATCGCCTGGTTCAATTGGAATACCGGCTTTTTTGTGAAGTGCGGGATCAAGTGGCGAATTATATAAATAAGCTGCGGTGTACCGCGGAATCTGTGGCCAATGTTGATGCGCTTTTATCCCTGGCTGAAGCCGCCATTAGAAATAATTACGTACGCCCGGCTTTAACTGATTTCAAACAATTAGACATTACTGAGGGGCGGCATCCTGTAGTTGAATCTATGCTTGATGCCGGGGAATTTGTCCCCAATGATACTAATATTCGTGAACAGAGTTTTATTTCGATTATTACCGGGCCTAATATGGCAGGTAAGAGTACATATATGCGGCAGGTTGCCTTAATAGTTCTTATGGCTCAAGTCGGCAGCTTCATCCCTGCCCAAGATGCTACAATTGGAATTACCGATCGTATTTTTACCCGTGTAGGTGCCGCTGACGATCTTGCCGGGGGCAGAAGCACTTTCATGGTAGAAATGAGTGAATGTCGAAACATAATGGAGTATGGTACTGAACATAGTTTAATTATTATGGATGAGGTGGGCCGGGGTACCAGTACTTATGACGGTATTAGCTTGGCCCGTGCCATGGTCGAGTTTATCCATGAACAAATAAAGGCCAGGACTTTATTTTCTACTCATTATCATGAGTTAACCGATTTAGACAGTTTGGCCTGTGTTGAAAATTATACGGTAACAGTAAAAGATCAAGGAGAAGAGATAGTTTTTTTGCGCAAGCTTGAACCAGGTAAGGCTGACCGTAGTTATGGTATTCAAGTTGCAAAGCTGGCCGGACTTCCCGACGAAATATTACAAAGAGCTCGGGAGGTTTTGACGGCATTAGAGGAGAATCAAAAAAATAAGCAAGAGATTGCAGTAACATCAGAAGAGCAAGAGGACAAAGTTTCCAGGGAAAAGGAATTTAACCGGTATCTACATGTATTGCAAAAGTTAAAAACGGTTAATGTCATGCAAATGACGCCTTTGGAAGCACTAAATACCATTGCTAAGTGGCAGGAAATACTGATAGAGTTAGAAAAATGA
- a CDS encoding hydantoinase/oxoprolinase family protein: MFIGIDVGGTFTDAVLLDRGCVRASAKVQTKEDLLSSLLEALDKAMKGVSGDLVERVVLSTTMITNLIVEKKYDPVGLILIPGPGLSHQHYQFNTGTYIIPGAMDYRGREIIPLRRQEMENAIMDLADDGYKNVAVVGKFSSRNNRHEKEVAARLRWNYPDCQVEMGHQVAGQLNFPRRVVSTMLTCATREKYEYFVDSVITALSKRGIDAPVFILKADGGTLPLPCSTRVPIETIFSGPAASTLGVQALTPPGETSVVVDIGGTTTDLALILSGSPLLASKGAAIDDYLTHVRALAVKSVPVGGDSIVERVGKEIIIYSERLGPPYCQGGPMPTPTDALRVLGLTRLGDEDRAREAMDSLGAPLGMSPGEAANKVCNLVIDTISAEIQLMFTQWEQEPAYRVWEVLEKRKERPSTVVGVGGGAAGFISQIAATLGAYPVIPPYAPVANAIGAAVALPTLEVTLRVDTEQGYYSIEEEGFQEALDDANFTEQQALDLASKWLGKRADKYGLNQRIEDVEIIRREVFNMVRNWVTTGKIYDIHVQTPRGILGHIGAGGEIK; this comes from the coding sequence TTGTTCATAGGTATTGATGTGGGTGGAACATTCACCGATGCTGTATTACTGGACAGAGGGTGTGTTCGTGCCAGTGCTAAAGTGCAGACTAAAGAGGATCTACTGTCCTCTTTATTAGAAGCACTGGATAAAGCAATGAAAGGTGTTTCTGGCGATCTGGTGGAACGTGTTGTTTTAAGCACCACCATGATTACAAATCTGATCGTTGAAAAAAAATATGATCCAGTGGGACTGATACTAATTCCCGGGCCCGGTTTGAGTCATCAACATTACCAGTTTAATACTGGCACCTATATTATTCCCGGAGCCATGGATTACCGGGGGCGGGAGATTATTCCCTTAAGGCGCCAAGAGATGGAAAATGCAATCATGGACTTAGCAGATGACGGGTATAAAAATGTAGCTGTGGTAGGAAAATTTTCTTCCAGGAACAACCGTCACGAAAAGGAAGTTGCTGCCAGACTGCGCTGGAATTACCCGGACTGTCAGGTTGAAATGGGGCATCAGGTTGCAGGCCAGCTTAATTTCCCGCGCCGGGTAGTATCGACTATGTTAACGTGTGCCACCAGGGAAAAGTATGAGTATTTTGTCGACTCGGTAATCACAGCTCTTTCCAAGCGCGGAATTGATGCCCCGGTATTTATACTTAAAGCTGATGGAGGTACATTACCTTTACCGTGTTCGACACGGGTGCCCATAGAAACCATATTTAGCGGTCCGGCGGCAAGTACATTGGGTGTTCAAGCACTTACACCACCAGGTGAAACTTCGGTGGTGGTTGATATCGGCGGTACCACCACTGATTTAGCATTAATTTTAAGTGGATCTCCTTTGCTGGCATCTAAGGGGGCAGCCATTGATGATTATCTCACCCATGTACGCGCGTTAGCGGTTAAATCCGTACCGGTAGGTGGAGACAGCATTGTGGAAAGGGTCGGTAAAGAGATAATTATTTATTCTGAAAGATTGGGTCCTCCTTATTGCCAGGGTGGGCCGATGCCAACACCGACTGATGCTTTGAGGGTATTGGGTTTAACCAGGCTTGGCGATGAGGACAGGGCACGTGAAGCCATGGATAGTTTAGGTGCGCCTCTGGGTATGAGTCCCGGTGAGGCGGCTAATAAAGTTTGTAACTTAGTCATAGATACTATATCAGCAGAAATACAGCTCATGTTTACCCAATGGGAACAAGAGCCGGCTTACAGGGTGTGGGAAGTGCTCGAAAAACGAAAAGAAAGACCAAGTACAGTTGTCGGTGTCGGCGGTGGGGCAGCGGGTTTTATATCTCAAATTGCAGCCACGCTGGGTGCATACCCGGTGATCCCTCCTTATGCTCCCGTAGCTAATGCTATTGGAGCGGCTGTAGCCTTACCTACTTTGGAGGTTACTTTAAGGGTTGATACTGAACAAGGTTATTATTCTATTGAAGAAGAGGGATTTCAGGAGGCACTGGATGATGCAAATTTCACTGAACAACAAGCCTTGGATTTGGCCTCTAAATGGTTAGGTAAGCGTGCTGATAAATATGGCTTAAATCAACGCATCGAAGATGTAGAAATAATTCGCCGTGAAGTTTTTAACATGGTCAGGAATTGGGTGACCACAGGTAAGATTTATGATATTCACGTGCAAACGCCCAGAGGAATTCTTGGTCATATCGGGGCAGGGGGGGAAATAAAGTAA
- a CDS encoding histone deacetylase, which produces MEKKTGLIFFPAFDWAISPTHPEREERLLYTRDQIFEEGVMDLPQIREYAPRLASLHDIARVHFCVPRVQSQVTEAHLIAAGSALQLGDAVVSGEIKNGFAMVRPPGHHAMRTVHGNRGFCNINNEAVLVDYLRRRHGLKRIAIIDSDVHHGDGTQDIFYHDPDVLFISFHQDGRTIFPGTGFSHELGGPQAYGTTLNVPMPPGIGDETLEYIVDNLIVPVIKDFNPDFIINSAGQDNHYSDPLGSMRFTARGYADFTRKLNPDMAVLEGGYAIETALPYLNLAIILALARLDYSYVLEPDYWPGRFTENAERASKVHRTVDYLRDVWEKRNSADIDNIFGKGNFYQRKKFIYYDTDYIEEEQIEKVKKCSNCTGYLLVESRGERGYRAPVRIFAVTVPFSACEACQQEAYDAYHQAKKKEQYDYVYMQDKSLDTCLNYERDKNHEWSTEG; this is translated from the coding sequence ATGGAAAAAAAGACCGGTTTAATATTTTTCCCGGCTTTCGACTGGGCCATTTCACCTACCCACCCGGAGCGGGAAGAGAGGCTTTTATATACCCGGGACCAAATTTTCGAAGAAGGGGTTATGGATCTCCCTCAGATAAGAGAGTACGCTCCGCGACTGGCTTCTTTGCACGATATAGCCAGAGTACATTTTTGTGTGCCCAGGGTGCAAAGCCAGGTTACAGAGGCTCATCTGATCGCTGCCGGGTCAGCTTTGCAGCTGGGTGACGCAGTAGTCTCCGGTGAAATAAAAAATGGCTTCGCCATGGTTCGTCCGCCGGGTCATCATGCCATGCGGACCGTACATGGGAATCGTGGGTTTTGTAATATTAATAACGAAGCCGTCTTAGTTGATTACTTGCGAAGAAGACATGGGCTAAAAAGGATTGCCATTATTGATTCGGATGTTCACCATGGCGACGGTACCCAAGATATTTTCTATCATGATCCTGATGTTTTATTTATTTCTTTCCATCAGGATGGTAGAACGATATTCCCTGGAACCGGTTTTTCTCATGAGCTAGGTGGACCGCAAGCTTACGGTACCACTCTTAACGTACCCATGCCTCCCGGTATTGGAGATGAGACTTTAGAGTATATAGTAGATAATCTTATTGTTCCGGTTATTAAGGATTTTAATCCTGATTTTATTATCAACTCCGCGGGTCAAGATAATCATTATTCTGATCCCTTAGGCAGTATGCGTTTTACAGCCAGAGGATATGCGGATTTTACACGTAAGCTTAATCCTGATATGGCGGTGTTGGAAGGTGGCTATGCCATTGAAACCGCTCTTCCTTATCTAAACTTGGCTATTATTCTAGCTTTAGCACGCTTGGATTATTCCTATGTTTTAGAGCCTGATTACTGGCCGGGCAGGTTTACCGAAAATGCGGAAAGGGCCTCTAAAGTACACAGAACGGTTGATTATTTGCGTGACGTGTGGGAAAAACGAAATAGTGCGGATATTGATAATATTTTTGGTAAAGGTAATTTTTACCAGCGCAAAAAGTTTATTTACTACGATACGGATTATATAGAAGAAGAACAAATAGAGAAAGTCAAGAAATGTTCAAATTGCACTGGTTACCTCCTTGTTGAGTCCAGGGGTGAGCGGGGTTACCGGGCTCCTGTGCGTATTTTTGCCGTTACTGTTCCTTTTTCCGCGTGCGAGGCGTGCCAGCAAGAAGCATATGATGCGTACCACCAAGCTAAGAAGAAAGAGCAATATGATTATGTATACATGCAGGATAAATCTCTGGACACTTGCCTAAATTACGAGCGAGACAAAAATCACGAGTGGAGTACTGAAGGATAG
- the mutL gene encoding DNA mismatch repair endonuclease MutL has product MNKIILLDELTAGQIAAGEVVERPVSVVKELVENSLDAGADQITIEIIEGGNSGITVYDNGHGISQEEVSLAFYRHATSKITSVNDLYSLSTLGFRGEALSSIAAVSRVVLKTKPPSEKVGQRIEVKGSEVISLQAVGCSSGTSVKVSDLFYNTPARRKHLKSKGTEAGLVTGMVQNIALLRPEIRFLFKHNDKTVFHTPGSGRLIDSISAIYGVKTAREMVEVNATKGSITLAGMISKPSINRATRQYISVAVNGRYVRNQLINQAIDEAYGGLVLTGRHPMAVLKLSLGQGQVDANIHPAKMEVRFDRETEVISFIKEVIRNQLKKEILIPTYEQRGAAKRQHEQWNESKSGTVWTEKYMDGVLPVQKHFESKNKQQNENILSEFNVKTPAKKLQSDVFRDSINDNSKTNTREASASPYDINARIGNAKVQNSEPQTGFPFLHVIGQLAPTYIIAADPDGLYILDQHAAHERIIFENLLAMMDSEQKETQMLLTPVSLELDYKSRVLLQENLWDIRNLGFEVEEFGADTYVLRGVPAHLSTFKGEHDLTDLLEEISDLKKDKDFYLAFTIRLACRTAIKSGEVLSLSAMDALVQQLSCTNEPYTCPHGRPTLVKLTQQELTQMFKRTN; this is encoded by the coding sequence ATGAATAAAATAATTCTTTTAGACGAGTTAACAGCAGGCCAAATTGCTGCCGGGGAAGTGGTCGAAAGACCGGTGTCAGTGGTCAAGGAACTGGTTGAAAATTCCTTGGACGCCGGAGCAGACCAGATTACCATAGAGATAATCGAGGGCGGTAATTCCGGTATAACTGTATATGATAACGGTCATGGTATAAGCCAGGAAGAAGTAAGCCTGGCTTTTTACCGTCATGCTACCAGTAAAATAACAAGTGTAAATGATCTGTACAGTTTATCCACGCTTGGTTTTAGGGGTGAAGCTCTATCCAGTATTGCTGCTGTATCTAGGGTGGTATTAAAAACAAAGCCACCAAGTGAAAAGGTAGGTCAAAGAATAGAAGTAAAAGGTAGCGAAGTCATTTCATTACAGGCAGTTGGATGTTCTTCAGGAACGTCTGTAAAGGTAAGTGACTTATTTTATAATACACCTGCAAGGCGTAAACACTTGAAATCCAAGGGGACAGAAGCCGGATTGGTCACCGGCATGGTGCAGAATATTGCCCTTCTTCGCCCTGAAATCCGTTTTTTATTTAAACATAACGACAAAACGGTCTTTCATACACCCGGCTCAGGCCGGCTAATTGATAGTATCTCTGCCATTTACGGTGTAAAGACAGCCCGGGAAATGGTAGAGGTGAATGCCACTAAAGGCAGTATTACTTTGGCCGGTATGATTAGCAAACCCTCTATAAACCGCGCAACGCGGCAGTACATTTCAGTTGCTGTAAATGGGCGTTATGTAAGAAATCAATTGATAAATCAAGCCATAGATGAAGCATATGGTGGATTGGTTCTTACCGGGCGACATCCCATGGCGGTTTTGAAGCTTTCCTTGGGCCAGGGGCAGGTGGATGCAAATATTCACCCGGCGAAGATGGAAGTGAGATTTGACAGGGAAACAGAAGTAATTTCTTTTATTAAAGAAGTAATTCGAAATCAATTAAAAAAAGAAATCTTGATTCCTACCTATGAGCAGCGTGGGGCAGCAAAAAGGCAACACGAGCAATGGAATGAATCAAAGTCCGGGACAGTATGGACTGAAAAATATATGGACGGCGTTTTGCCTGTACAAAAGCACTTTGAATCAAAGAATAAACAGCAGAATGAGAATATTTTATCCGAATTCAATGTTAAGACGCCAGCTAAAAAACTGCAGAGTGATGTATTTAGAGATTCAATTAATGATAATAGTAAAACTAATACAAGAGAGGCATCAGCAAGTCCTTATGACATTAATGCAAGAATTGGTAATGCAAAAGTCCAAAACAGTGAGCCCCAAACAGGTTTTCCTTTTTTGCACGTAATTGGGCAACTAGCACCTACTTATATAATTGCTGCCGATCCTGACGGGCTATATATACTGGACCAACACGCGGCACACGAAAGAATTATTTTCGAAAACTTATTGGCCATGATGGACAGTGAACAAAAGGAAACCCAAATGCTTTTGACCCCGGTTTCCTTGGAGTTAGATTATAAATCACGGGTTCTCTTACAGGAAAACTTGTGGGACATCAGAAACTTGGGCTTTGAAGTGGAAGAGTTTGGTGCTGATACATATGTGTTGCGAGGTGTGCCTGCTCACCTTTCCACATTTAAAGGGGAGCATGATCTTACAGACCTTTTAGAGGAAATTTCAGATCTAAAAAAAGATAAGGATTTTTATCTGGCTTTTACAATTAGGTTAGCATGCCGAACTGCAATTAAGTCAGGTGAAGTACTGTCCTTAAGTGCCATGGATGCACTGGTGCAGCAACTTTCATGCACTAATGAACCGTACACTTGTCCACACGGCAGACCAACCTTGGTTAAATTAACACAACAAGAACTAACTCAAATGTTTAAGCGCACAAATTAG